The genome window GGTCTACGACCTGCAGGCCCGGATGCTGGGCATTCCCCTGCACGTGCTGCTGGGCGGCAAGGTGCGCGATACCGTCGAGGCCTCGCGCATCGTCTCGATCAAGTCGCCCGAGGACATGGCCGAACAGGCCGCCAAGCTGGCGCGGCAGGGCTATCGCTATCTCAAGCTGAAGCTGAGCGGCGAGTCGGAGCTCGACCTCGCCCGCGTGCGCACCGTGCGCGAGCGGCTGGGCGAGGCCGTCACGCTGACCGTGGATGCCAACCAGGCCTACCAGGCCGACGAGGCGATCCGCGTGTGCGAGGCGCTGCGGCCGATGGGCGTGGCGATGATGGAGCAGCCGGTGCCGGCGGCGGACATCGAAGGATTGTGCCGGGTGCACGCCGCGGGCGCGCTGCCGATCGAAGCGGACGAGGCCATCGCCGGGCTGCCGGGACTGGTGCGACTGATCGGCATGGGCGCCGCCGATTCCTACAACCTCAAGGTGCATTACCTGGGCGGGATACGCAACACGCTGATCGCGGTGCGCCTGTGCGAGGCGGCGGGCGTGGGCTACCGGTTCGGCGCCATCTTCGGGCCGCGCCTGCTGGCGGCCCAGGGGGTGCACGTGGCCAGTGTCGCCGGCAGCATCCACGCCGGCGCCGAACTGGCCGAGTTCGATCACCTGCTGGACGATCCGTTCGTCGGCCTGGAGGTCGAATCCGGCGAGCTGGCGGTGCCCGAGGGCCTGGGGTCGGGCGTGGACTACCAGCCCGCCAGCATCGGGCAGGCCTGAATCAGCGGATGCAGGAGGCGGCGCCGGCCAGGGCCGCTTCCGCGTCGCGCGCCAGCCGTTCGACCAGTTCGCCGGCAGGCTCCAGTTTGTCGATCAGGCCGGCGCTTTGCCCGGCCTCCACCTTGCCCAGCGCCACATCGCCGTCCTTGGCGGCTTGCCGCAGCGAGCTGCGGGCGAACAGGGCGTCCAGTTCCGCATTGTCGGCGCCGCGGTTGGCGGCCGCTTCGTACTCGGCCGAGAACGCGTTCTTGACCATGCGGATGGGTGAACGGCCACGGCCGACGATGGCGGTGTCGCCGATGCCCGTGTTCAGCACCAGGTCCTTGTAGGCGGCGTGCAGGCCCGATTCGGGGGTCAGCAGGAAACGCGTGCCCAGCTGCGCGCCGCTCGCGCCCAGCGCCAGCATCGCCGCAATGCCCGCGCCGTCGGCGATGCCGCCGGCACCGATCACCGGTACCGTCACGGCGTTGACCGTCGCGCGCACCAGCACCAGCGTGCCGACCTCGTCCGGGCCGGGATGGCCGCCGGCTTCGCCGCCCACCGCGATCACGGCGTCCACGCCCGCGTCCTCGGCCTTGCGGGCGTGCAGCGGGTTGGCGGTGACCTGTATCCACGTCACGCCGGCTTCCTTGAAGCGGCCGATATGGG of Pigmentiphaga sp. H8 contains these proteins:
- a CDS encoding mandelate racemase/muconate lactonizing enzyme family protein — translated: MTANTPRTPASTIDRVDIIACSQRQDDPSWRFARGTITHVDGWIVALTARNGQVGYGHVLGTPIFKPDTARIEPVLEALRREAQGQDAFALETLHRRLEAVAGAEVCALSGFVCAVYDLQARMLGIPLHVLLGGKVRDTVEASRIVSIKSPEDMAEQAAKLARQGYRYLKLKLSGESELDLARVRTVRERLGEAVTLTVDANQAYQADEAIRVCEALRPMGVAMMEQPVPAADIEGLCRVHAAGALPIEADEAIAGLPGLVRLIGMGAADSYNLKVHYLGGIRNTLIAVRLCEAAGVGYRFGAIFGPRLLAAQGVHVASVAGSIHAGAELAEFDHLLDDPFVGLEVESGELAVPEGLGSGVDYQPASIGQA
- a CDS encoding nitronate monooxygenase family protein, with translation MLATRLTSLLGIRHPIVQGGMSWASSNAELALAVSEAGGLGVIAAGPMYPDDLRAAIARVRAGTRQPFAVNVPLYNKRAAEFLDIVLETEVPVIIASQGGPKAHIGRFKEAGVTWIQVTANPLHARKAEDAGVDAVIAVGGEAGGHPGPDEVGTLVLVRATVNAVTVPVIGAGGIADGAGIAAMLALGASGAQLGTRFLLTPESGLHAAYKDLVLNTGIGDTAIVGRGRSPIRMVKNAFSAEYEAAANRGADNAELDALFARSSLRQAAKDGDVALGKVEAGQSAGLIDKLEPAGELVERLARDAEAALAGAASCIR